The Cinclus cinclus chromosome 18, bCinCin1.1, whole genome shotgun sequence genome has a segment encoding these proteins:
- the ZMYND8 gene encoding MYND-type zinc finger-containing chromatin reader ZMYND8 isoform X1 gives MHPQSLAEEEIKAEQEVVEGMDISTRSKDPSEDPGSAERTAQKRKFPSPPHSSNGHSPQDASTSPIKKKKKPGLLNSNNKEQSELRHGPFYYMKQPLTTDPVDVVPQDGRNDFYCWVCHREGQVLCCELCPRVYHAKCLKLTAEPEGDWFCPECEKITVAECIETQSKAMTMLTIEQLSYLLKFALQKMKQPGTEPFQKPVSLDQHPDYAEYIFHPMDLCTLEKNVKKKMYGCTEAFLADAKWILHNCIIYNGGNHKLTQTAKVIIKICEHEMNEIEVCPECYLAACQKRENWFCEPCSNPHPLVWAKLKGFPFWPAKALRDKDGQVDARFFGQHDRAWVPINNCYLMSKEIPFSVKKTKSIFNSAMQEMEVYVDNIRRKFGVFNYAPFRTPYTPNNQYQMLLDPANPAAGTAKTDKQEKIKLNFDMTASPKILMSKSMLGSSTGRRISLTDMPRSPMSTNSSVHTGSDVEQDAEKKASSSHFSASEESMDFIEKNTASPAPTRTGQAGSLSGSPKPFSPQASTPISAKQERTSTPGSILNLNLDRSKAEMDLKELSESVQQQSTPVQLISPKRQIRSRFQLNLDKTIESCKAQLGINEISEAVYTAVEHSDSEDSEKSDSSDSEYSDEDQKSKNDQDDGEDKEGARSDKESLSLKKKPKPPAQNEDKDELKSTSPEVEKTEEVVKEKAVSDTEKEFSEKGKNLQHPAKEKLKGKDETDSPTVHLGLDSDSESELVIDLGDDHCTREGRKNKKESKEPSPKQDVVGKTPPSSSASTQPLPETPVLTRSASQTPPAGVTATTSAASTVSAPSAATGSPVKKQRPLLPKETAPAVQRVVWNSSNKFQTSSQKWHMQKVQRQQQQQSQQSQSQQPQSSQGTRYQTRQAVKAVQQKEITQSTSTSTITLVTSTQPISMVTSSGSASTLSSSLNTDLPIATASADVAADIAKYTSKMMDAIKGTMTEIYNDLSKNTTGSTIAEIRRLRIEIEKLQWLHQQELSEMKHNLELTMAEMRQSLEQERDRLIAEVKKQLELEKQQAVDETKKKQWCANCKKEAIFYCCWNTSYCDYPCQQAHWPEHMKSCTQSATATQQETDTEISTETLNKSSQPSSSVQSTPTETASTPKEKEGSADKSKESVTIATGVTSNQPIKLVQVPQTTTFIPTTQPTITIPVVVSPSAGTVAMRTGVQYVQTTMPVQVRRV, from the exons ATCCTTCTGAAG atcctggctctgctgaACGCACAGCACAGAAACGGAAATTTCCCAGCCCTCCACATTCCTCCAATGGCCACTCACCTCAAGATGCATCAACAAGTcctataaaaaagaaaaagaagcctGGTCTATTGAACAGTAATAATAAAGAGCAG TCAGAACTAAGACATGGTCCGTTTTACTATATGAAGCAGCCACTCACCACAGACCCTGTTGATGTTGTACCACAGGATGGACGGAATGATTTCTATTGCTGGGTTTGTCATCGGGAAGGCCAAGTCCTCTGCTGTGAGCTCTGTCCTCGGGTTTATCATGCTAAGTGTCTGAAACTGACAGCCGAACCAGAGGGGGATTGGTTTTGCCCAGAATGTGAG AAAATCACAGTTGCAGAATGCATAGAAACACAGAGTAAAGCAATGACAATGCTCACCATTGAACAGCTATCATATCTACTGAAGTTTGCactacagaaaatgaaacagcCAGGG ACAGAGCCATTTCAAAAGCCAGTTTCACTGGATCAACACCCAGATTATGCAGAATATATCTTTCATCCAATGGACCTTTGTACATTAGAGAAG aatgttaaaaagaaaatgtacgGTTGCACTGAAGCATTTTTGGCTGATGCCAAATGGATTTTGCACAACTGCATTATTTACAATGGGG GAAATCACAAATTGACACAAACAGCAAAAGTCATCATCAAAATCTGTGAGCATGAG atgaaTGAAATTGAAGTATGTCCGGAATGTTATTTAGCTGCTTGCCAAAAACGCGAGAATTGGTTTTGTGAGCCTTGT AGCAATCCTCACCCTTTGGTCTGGGCTAAACTCAAAGGCTTTCCATTCTGGCCTGCTAAAGCACTGAGGGATAAAGATGGGCAAGTTGATGCCCGTTTCTTTGGCCAACATGACAG GGCCTGGGTTCCAATAAATAATTGCTACCTCATGTCTAAAgaaattcctttttctgtgaaaaagacTAAAAGCATCTTCAACAGTGCAATGCAAGAAATGGAGGTTTATGTGGATAACATTCGTAGAAAATTTGGAGTATTTAATTATGCACCTTTCCGGACACCATATACTCCCAACAATCAATACCAAATGTTGTTAGACCCTGCAAACCCAGCTGCTGGAACTGCAAAGACAGACAAACAAGAGAAAATCAAACTGAATTTTGATATGACAGCATCACCCAAGATTCTGATGAGCAAGTCCATGCTGGGCAGTAGCACCGGCCGCAGGATTTCACTGACAGATATGCCACGGTCACCAATGAGTACAAACTCATCAGTTCACACTGGGTCTGATGTTGAACAGGATGCAGAGAAAAAAGCATCTTCCAGTCATTTTAGTGCCAGTGAAGAATCCATGGACTTCATTGAGAAAAatacag CTtctccagcaccaacaagaaCAGGTCAAGCAGGGAGCTTGTCAGGCAGCCCCAAACCTTTCTCTCCTCAAGCATCAACGCCAATTTCTGCTAAGCAAGAAAGAACTTCCACTCCAGGAAGCATTCTGAATCTTAACCTTG atCGTAGCAAAGCTGAGATGGATCTGAAGGAGCTGAGTGAGTcggtgcagcagcagagcacccCTGTGCAGCTCATCTCCCCCAAACGCCAGATCCGCAGCAGGTTCCAGCTCAATCTTGACAAGACCATCGAGAGCTGCAAAGCGCAACTGG gaataaatgaaatatcTGAAGCTGTCTATACTGCAGTAGAACACAGTGACTCTGAAGACTCTGAAAAATCCGATAGCAGTGACAGTGAATATAGTGATGAGGATCAGAAATCAAAGAATGATCAAGATGATGGTGAGGACAAGGAAGGTGCAAGAAGTGACAAAGAATCATtgagcttgaaaaaaaaacctaagccTCCGGCACAGAATGAAGACAAGGATGAACTTAAAAGCACAAGTCCAGAAGtggagaaaacagaagaagTGGTCAAGGAAAAGGCTGTTTCAGACACTGAAAAAGAGTTTtctgaaaagggaaagaatttaCAGCATcctgcaaaagaaaagctgaaaggTAAAGATGAAACAGACTCTCCAACTGTGCATCTAGGACTGGACTCTGATTCTGAGAGTGAACTTGTCATCGATCTAGGAGATGATCATTGTACTcgtgaaggaaggaaaaacaagaaagaatCTAAAGAACCTTCTCCTAAACAAGATG TTGTAGGTAAAACTCCACCTTCCTCCAGTGCAAGCACCCAGCCTCTACCAGAAACTCCAGTGCTCACCCGCTCCGCATCGCAGACCCCCCCAGCTGGTGTGACAGCAACCACCAGTGCTGCTTCTACTGTCAGTGCTCcctctgctgccacaggaaGCCCTGTGAAAAAGCAGAGGCCTCTGCTGCCCAAGGAAACTGCCCCTGCTGTGCAGAGGGTGGTGTGGAATTCTTCAAATAAATTCCAGACATCTTCTCAGAAATGGCACATGCAGAAGGTGcaaagacagcagcagcagcagagccagcagtcTCAGTCACAGCAGCCTCAGTCCTCTCAGGGGACAAGATACCAGACCAGACAAGCAGTTAAAG CTGTGCAGCAAAAAGAGATCACGCAGAGCACTTCCACATCCACCATAACCTTAGTCACAAGCACTCAGCCTATTTCCATGGTTACCAGCTCTGGATCTGCAAGCACACTTTCTTCCTCACTCAACACAGACCTGCCAATTGCAACAGCTTCAGCTGATGTGGCTGCAGATATTGCTAAATATACCAGCAAA atGATGGATGCCATCAAAGGAACAATGACTGAAATATATAATGATCTTTCAAAAAATACTACTGGAAGTACAATAGCTGAG attCGGCGTTTGAGGATTGAGATAGAAAAACTTCAGTGGTTACATCAACAGGAGctttcagaaatgaaacatAATCTAG AACTGACAATGGCTGAAATGCGTCAGAGCCTGGAACAGGAACGAGATCGTTTGATTGCTGAGGTGAAGAAGCAGCTGGAACTGGAGAAGCAGCAAGCAGTGGATGAGACCAAGAAGAAGCAATGGTGTGCCAACTGCAAGAAAGAGGccattttttattgctgttggAATACCAGCTACTGTGACTACCCCTGCCAACAAGCTCACTGGCCTGAGCACATGAAATCTTGCACACAGTCAG CAACTGCCACACAGCAGGAAACAGATACTGAAATTAGCACAGAAACACTAAATAAATCATCCCAGCCCAGTTCAAGCGTGCAGTCTACACCCACAGAAACAGCCAGCACTCCTAAGGAAAAGGAAGGTTCAGCTGATAAAAGCAAAGAGAGTGTTACA ATAGCAACAGGTGTGACAAGCAACCAGCCTATAAAACTGGTCCAGGTACCGCAGACCACCACCTTTATTCCAACTACTCAACCCACAATT ACCATTCCTGTAGTGGTAAGTCCTTCTGCTGGGACAGTGGCAATGAGAACTGGAGTTCAGTATGTTCAGACCACAATGCCAGTCCAAGTACGAAGAGTCTAA
- the ZMYND8 gene encoding MYND-type zinc finger-containing chromatin reader ZMYND8 isoform X2 → MHPQSLAEEEIKAEQEVVEGMDISTRSKDPGSAERTAQKRKFPSPPHSSNGHSPQDASTSPIKKKKKPGLLNSNNKEQSELRHGPFYYMKQPLTTDPVDVVPQDGRNDFYCWVCHREGQVLCCELCPRVYHAKCLKLTAEPEGDWFCPECEKITVAECIETQSKAMTMLTIEQLSYLLKFALQKMKQPGTEPFQKPVSLDQHPDYAEYIFHPMDLCTLEKNVKKKMYGCTEAFLADAKWILHNCIIYNGGNHKLTQTAKVIIKICEHEMNEIEVCPECYLAACQKRENWFCEPCSNPHPLVWAKLKGFPFWPAKALRDKDGQVDARFFGQHDRAWVPINNCYLMSKEIPFSVKKTKSIFNSAMQEMEVYVDNIRRKFGVFNYAPFRTPYTPNNQYQMLLDPANPAAGTAKTDKQEKIKLNFDMTASPKILMSKSMLGSSTGRRISLTDMPRSPMSTNSSVHTGSDVEQDAEKKASSSHFSASEESMDFIEKNTASPAPTRTGQAGSLSGSPKPFSPQASTPISAKQERTSTPGSILNLNLDRSKAEMDLKELSESVQQQSTPVQLISPKRQIRSRFQLNLDKTIESCKAQLGINEISEAVYTAVEHSDSEDSEKSDSSDSEYSDEDQKSKNDQDDGEDKEGARSDKESLSLKKKPKPPAQNEDKDELKSTSPEVEKTEEVVKEKAVSDTEKEFSEKGKNLQHPAKEKLKGKDETDSPTVHLGLDSDSESELVIDLGDDHCTREGRKNKKESKEPSPKQDVVGKTPPSSSASTQPLPETPVLTRSASQTPPAGVTATTSAASTVSAPSAATGSPVKKQRPLLPKETAPAVQRVVWNSSNKFQTSSQKWHMQKVQRQQQQQSQQSQSQQPQSSQGTRYQTRQAVKAVQQKEITQSTSTSTITLVTSTQPISMVTSSGSASTLSSSLNTDLPIATASADVAADIAKYTSKMMDAIKGTMTEIYNDLSKNTTGSTIAEN, encoded by the exons atcctggctctgctgaACGCACAGCACAGAAACGGAAATTTCCCAGCCCTCCACATTCCTCCAATGGCCACTCACCTCAAGATGCATCAACAAGTcctataaaaaagaaaaagaagcctGGTCTATTGAACAGTAATAATAAAGAGCAG TCAGAACTAAGACATGGTCCGTTTTACTATATGAAGCAGCCACTCACCACAGACCCTGTTGATGTTGTACCACAGGATGGACGGAATGATTTCTATTGCTGGGTTTGTCATCGGGAAGGCCAAGTCCTCTGCTGTGAGCTCTGTCCTCGGGTTTATCATGCTAAGTGTCTGAAACTGACAGCCGAACCAGAGGGGGATTGGTTTTGCCCAGAATGTGAG AAAATCACAGTTGCAGAATGCATAGAAACACAGAGTAAAGCAATGACAATGCTCACCATTGAACAGCTATCATATCTACTGAAGTTTGCactacagaaaatgaaacagcCAGGG ACAGAGCCATTTCAAAAGCCAGTTTCACTGGATCAACACCCAGATTATGCAGAATATATCTTTCATCCAATGGACCTTTGTACATTAGAGAAG aatgttaaaaagaaaatgtacgGTTGCACTGAAGCATTTTTGGCTGATGCCAAATGGATTTTGCACAACTGCATTATTTACAATGGGG GAAATCACAAATTGACACAAACAGCAAAAGTCATCATCAAAATCTGTGAGCATGAG atgaaTGAAATTGAAGTATGTCCGGAATGTTATTTAGCTGCTTGCCAAAAACGCGAGAATTGGTTTTGTGAGCCTTGT AGCAATCCTCACCCTTTGGTCTGGGCTAAACTCAAAGGCTTTCCATTCTGGCCTGCTAAAGCACTGAGGGATAAAGATGGGCAAGTTGATGCCCGTTTCTTTGGCCAACATGACAG GGCCTGGGTTCCAATAAATAATTGCTACCTCATGTCTAAAgaaattcctttttctgtgaaaaagacTAAAAGCATCTTCAACAGTGCAATGCAAGAAATGGAGGTTTATGTGGATAACATTCGTAGAAAATTTGGAGTATTTAATTATGCACCTTTCCGGACACCATATACTCCCAACAATCAATACCAAATGTTGTTAGACCCTGCAAACCCAGCTGCTGGAACTGCAAAGACAGACAAACAAGAGAAAATCAAACTGAATTTTGATATGACAGCATCACCCAAGATTCTGATGAGCAAGTCCATGCTGGGCAGTAGCACCGGCCGCAGGATTTCACTGACAGATATGCCACGGTCACCAATGAGTACAAACTCATCAGTTCACACTGGGTCTGATGTTGAACAGGATGCAGAGAAAAAAGCATCTTCCAGTCATTTTAGTGCCAGTGAAGAATCCATGGACTTCATTGAGAAAAatacag CTtctccagcaccaacaagaaCAGGTCAAGCAGGGAGCTTGTCAGGCAGCCCCAAACCTTTCTCTCCTCAAGCATCAACGCCAATTTCTGCTAAGCAAGAAAGAACTTCCACTCCAGGAAGCATTCTGAATCTTAACCTTG atCGTAGCAAAGCTGAGATGGATCTGAAGGAGCTGAGTGAGTcggtgcagcagcagagcacccCTGTGCAGCTCATCTCCCCCAAACGCCAGATCCGCAGCAGGTTCCAGCTCAATCTTGACAAGACCATCGAGAGCTGCAAAGCGCAACTGG gaataaatgaaatatcTGAAGCTGTCTATACTGCAGTAGAACACAGTGACTCTGAAGACTCTGAAAAATCCGATAGCAGTGACAGTGAATATAGTGATGAGGATCAGAAATCAAAGAATGATCAAGATGATGGTGAGGACAAGGAAGGTGCAAGAAGTGACAAAGAATCATtgagcttgaaaaaaaaacctaagccTCCGGCACAGAATGAAGACAAGGATGAACTTAAAAGCACAAGTCCAGAAGtggagaaaacagaagaagTGGTCAAGGAAAAGGCTGTTTCAGACACTGAAAAAGAGTTTtctgaaaagggaaagaatttaCAGCATcctgcaaaagaaaagctgaaaggTAAAGATGAAACAGACTCTCCAACTGTGCATCTAGGACTGGACTCTGATTCTGAGAGTGAACTTGTCATCGATCTAGGAGATGATCATTGTACTcgtgaaggaaggaaaaacaagaaagaatCTAAAGAACCTTCTCCTAAACAAGATG TTGTAGGTAAAACTCCACCTTCCTCCAGTGCAAGCACCCAGCCTCTACCAGAAACTCCAGTGCTCACCCGCTCCGCATCGCAGACCCCCCCAGCTGGTGTGACAGCAACCACCAGTGCTGCTTCTACTGTCAGTGCTCcctctgctgccacaggaaGCCCTGTGAAAAAGCAGAGGCCTCTGCTGCCCAAGGAAACTGCCCCTGCTGTGCAGAGGGTGGTGTGGAATTCTTCAAATAAATTCCAGACATCTTCTCAGAAATGGCACATGCAGAAGGTGcaaagacagcagcagcagcagagccagcagtcTCAGTCACAGCAGCCTCAGTCCTCTCAGGGGACAAGATACCAGACCAGACAAGCAGTTAAAG CTGTGCAGCAAAAAGAGATCACGCAGAGCACTTCCACATCCACCATAACCTTAGTCACAAGCACTCAGCCTATTTCCATGGTTACCAGCTCTGGATCTGCAAGCACACTTTCTTCCTCACTCAACACAGACCTGCCAATTGCAACAGCTTCAGCTGATGTGGCTGCAGATATTGCTAAATATACCAGCAAA atGATGGATGCCATCAAAGGAACAATGACTGAAATATATAATGATCTTTCAAAAAATACTACTGGAAGTACAATAGCTGAG AACTGA
- the ZMYND8 gene encoding MYND-type zinc finger-containing chromatin reader ZMYND8 isoform X3: MHPQSLAEEEIKAEQEVVEGMDISTRSKDPGSAERTAQKRKFPSPPHSSNGHSPQDASTSPIKKKKKPGLLNSNNKEQSELRHGPFYYMKQPLTTDPVDVVPQDGRNDFYCWVCHREGQVLCCELCPRVYHAKCLKLTAEPEGDWFCPECEKITVAECIETQSKAMTMLTIEQLSYLLKFALQKMKQPGTEPFQKPVSLDQHPDYAEYIFHPMDLCTLEKNVKKKMYGCTEAFLADAKWILHNCIIYNGGNHKLTQTAKVIIKICEHEMNEIEVCPECYLAACQKRENWFCEPCSNPHPLVWAKLKGFPFWPAKALRDKDGQVDARFFGQHDRAWVPINNCYLMSKEIPFSVKKTKSIFNSAMQEMEVYVDNIRRKFGVFNYAPFRTPYTPNNQYQMLLDPANPAAGTAKTDKQEKIKLNFDMTASPKILMSKSMLGSSTGRRISLTDMPRSPMSTNSSVHTGSDVEQDAEKKASSSHFSASEESMDFIEKNTASPAPTRTGQAGSLSGSPKPFSPQASTPISAKQERTSTPGSILNLNLGFRIY; this comes from the exons atcctggctctgctgaACGCACAGCACAGAAACGGAAATTTCCCAGCCCTCCACATTCCTCCAATGGCCACTCACCTCAAGATGCATCAACAAGTcctataaaaaagaaaaagaagcctGGTCTATTGAACAGTAATAATAAAGAGCAG TCAGAACTAAGACATGGTCCGTTTTACTATATGAAGCAGCCACTCACCACAGACCCTGTTGATGTTGTACCACAGGATGGACGGAATGATTTCTATTGCTGGGTTTGTCATCGGGAAGGCCAAGTCCTCTGCTGTGAGCTCTGTCCTCGGGTTTATCATGCTAAGTGTCTGAAACTGACAGCCGAACCAGAGGGGGATTGGTTTTGCCCAGAATGTGAG AAAATCACAGTTGCAGAATGCATAGAAACACAGAGTAAAGCAATGACAATGCTCACCATTGAACAGCTATCATATCTACTGAAGTTTGCactacagaaaatgaaacagcCAGGG ACAGAGCCATTTCAAAAGCCAGTTTCACTGGATCAACACCCAGATTATGCAGAATATATCTTTCATCCAATGGACCTTTGTACATTAGAGAAG aatgttaaaaagaaaatgtacgGTTGCACTGAAGCATTTTTGGCTGATGCCAAATGGATTTTGCACAACTGCATTATTTACAATGGGG GAAATCACAAATTGACACAAACAGCAAAAGTCATCATCAAAATCTGTGAGCATGAG atgaaTGAAATTGAAGTATGTCCGGAATGTTATTTAGCTGCTTGCCAAAAACGCGAGAATTGGTTTTGTGAGCCTTGT AGCAATCCTCACCCTTTGGTCTGGGCTAAACTCAAAGGCTTTCCATTCTGGCCTGCTAAAGCACTGAGGGATAAAGATGGGCAAGTTGATGCCCGTTTCTTTGGCCAACATGACAG GGCCTGGGTTCCAATAAATAATTGCTACCTCATGTCTAAAgaaattcctttttctgtgaaaaagacTAAAAGCATCTTCAACAGTGCAATGCAAGAAATGGAGGTTTATGTGGATAACATTCGTAGAAAATTTGGAGTATTTAATTATGCACCTTTCCGGACACCATATACTCCCAACAATCAATACCAAATGTTGTTAGACCCTGCAAACCCAGCTGCTGGAACTGCAAAGACAGACAAACAAGAGAAAATCAAACTGAATTTTGATATGACAGCATCACCCAAGATTCTGATGAGCAAGTCCATGCTGGGCAGTAGCACCGGCCGCAGGATTTCACTGACAGATATGCCACGGTCACCAATGAGTACAAACTCATCAGTTCACACTGGGTCTGATGTTGAACAGGATGCAGAGAAAAAAGCATCTTCCAGTCATTTTAGTGCCAGTGAAGAATCCATGGACTTCATTGAGAAAAatacag CTtctccagcaccaacaagaaCAGGTCAAGCAGGGAGCTTGTCAGGCAGCCCCAAACCTTTCTCTCCTCAAGCATCAACGCCAATTTCTGCTAAGCAAGAAAGAACTTCCACTCCAGGAAGCATTCTGAATCTTAACCTTG GATTTAGGATTTACTAG